The Pseudomonas fluorescens genome includes a window with the following:
- a CDS encoding DMT family transporter, whose product MSTNNNRAIIELTIGGLMLSLSALAVAFAHIGAGGAGFYRMLFASILFFLLLKVRKTPVLLKSAKAQVYTALAGVFLAIDLVLWHQSIYIVGPGIGSILTNCQVFFMTLLGLYLLKEKPSIYFLVSITLAFVGLYLLLLPEMTSAVGIKGVVYGVLSGLAYAICVYFLKVNTQLPDGGGDKIAQMLNLSLWAALVLLTYALATGESLAIVDGQTLLMLIIYGVLVQFVGWLLVNRSIGAISLGLAGLILLLEPVITYFIDVTFLGKASSTLQICGALLTIFAVYIGSIKPPEKVQPLPEAT is encoded by the coding sequence ATGTCGACTAATAACAACCGGGCAATCATTGAATTGACCATCGGTGGACTGATGCTCAGTCTGTCTGCTCTAGCCGTCGCTTTCGCCCATATCGGCGCGGGTGGCGCGGGGTTCTATCGGATGTTGTTCGCCTCGATCCTGTTCTTCCTGCTGCTCAAAGTGCGCAAAACCCCGGTGCTGCTCAAAAGTGCCAAGGCGCAGGTGTACACCGCGTTGGCCGGAGTGTTTTTGGCCATCGACCTAGTGCTCTGGCACCAGAGCATCTATATCGTCGGCCCGGGCATCGGCTCGATCCTGACCAACTGTCAGGTATTCTTCATGACCCTACTGGGGTTGTACCTATTGAAGGAAAAACCTTCGATCTACTTCCTGGTATCCATCACCTTGGCATTTGTTGGACTCTATCTGTTGTTGCTACCCGAGATGACCAGTGCGGTAGGGATAAAGGGCGTGGTGTATGGCGTGCTGTCGGGGCTGGCGTATGCCATCTGCGTGTACTTCCTGAAGGTCAACACCCAGTTGCCTGACGGCGGAGGTGACAAGATCGCACAGATGCTCAATTTGAGTCTTTGGGCGGCACTGGTTCTGCTGACATACGCGCTGGCAACTGGGGAAAGCTTGGCCATCGTGGATGGGCAAACCTTGCTGATGCTGATCATATACGGGGTACTGGTGCAGTTTGTCGGCTGGCTGCTGGTCAACCGTTCGATCGGAGCCATCAGCCTAGGGCTGGCCGGTCTGATCTTGTTACTGGAGCCGGTGATCACGTATTTCATTGATGTCACCTTTCTCGGCAAAGCCAGCTCCACGTTGCAGATCTGCGGCGCGTTGCTGACTATCTTTGCGGTTTACATCGGTTCAATCAAACCGCCGGAGAAAGTGCAGCCTTTACCCGAGGCGACCTGA
- a CDS encoding helix-turn-helix domain-containing protein, whose amino-acid sequence MDENRRNKAPQKDKDFVQFWRIPEGDCELLSARYSTQSFGRHSHDRYAIGVISSGVEKLFYRGSYYMGVAGSVVTITPGEIHDGLPGHDEGWMYRMLYIDPEWVNRMVFQGRFTDDHIHLFQTALSQAPDFARTFLHQHQIIEKSPSSLERETILLDLVTQLFERSGAPIEPVSAAEQHAVQKIKRKLEDEFDKHLSLEELAQLVNLDPLYLIRVFKKSVGVSPHSYQIQKRIAQVQKLLRTGSSLAEASFTCGFFDQSHMTRAFKKVVGITPGSFRNSSA is encoded by the coding sequence ATGGACGAGAATCGCCGTAACAAAGCCCCTCAAAAAGACAAGGACTTTGTTCAATTCTGGCGTATACCCGAAGGCGACTGTGAGTTGCTATCTGCGCGTTACAGCACTCAATCTTTCGGCCGACATTCACATGACCGGTACGCTATCGGCGTTATAAGTAGCGGTGTTGAAAAACTTTTTTATCGGGGCAGTTACTACATGGGGGTCGCTGGCAGTGTGGTCACCATTACCCCTGGGGAGATCCACGACGGCTTACCAGGCCATGATGAGGGCTGGATGTATCGAATGCTCTATATCGACCCCGAATGGGTCAATCGGATGGTGTTTCAAGGGCGTTTTACAGACGATCATATTCATCTTTTTCAAACAGCTCTGAGCCAGGCCCCCGACTTCGCCCGGACCTTTTTGCATCAACATCAAATCATTGAAAAATCCCCCTCCAGCCTTGAACGGGAAACTATCTTGCTGGATCTGGTGACACAGCTCTTCGAGCGCAGCGGAGCGCCCATCGAACCAGTCAGTGCGGCTGAGCAGCACGCAGTGCAAAAAATCAAGAGGAAGCTCGAAGACGAGTTCGACAAACATCTATCTCTGGAAGAACTGGCGCAACTGGTGAACCTTGACCCTCTTTACCTGATCCGGGTGTTCAAAAAAAGCGTTGGCGTCTCCCCCCACAGCTATCAAATCCAGAAAAGAATCGCCCAGGTCCAAAAACTGCTGCGCACCGGGTCCAGTCTCGCAGAAGCGTCATTCACTTGCGGCTTCTTCGATCAAAGCCACATGACCCGAGCCTTCAAAAAAGTAGTCGGCATCACACCCGGCAGTTTTCGCAACAGCAGTGCATGA
- a CDS encoding glutathione S-transferase family protein has product MSTKLVVGDFNKSSWSFRAWLVLVTADVAFETLQIKLEQNDTRQRILEHSPSGKVPALLLDDVVINDSLAISEYIAGTYPTANLWPQDSRVKALARAAAAEMHSGFTHLRTQMSFGLSTGDIPESLTAETREEIMRVFAIWNQLREVSGSTQFLCGDFGIVDAMFVPVVFRFRRYGIAIPEQLQNYVENILGYAPVQQWLKLAAQEV; this is encoded by the coding sequence ATGTCTACAAAACTGGTAGTTGGGGATTTTAATAAGTCTTCATGGTCATTTCGTGCATGGCTGGTTCTTGTGACAGCGGATGTTGCATTTGAAACCCTTCAGATCAAACTGGAACAAAACGACACCCGCCAGCGCATTCTGGAGCACTCGCCTTCCGGCAAGGTACCGGCGCTGCTGCTTGATGATGTCGTTATCAACGACAGCCTGGCCATCAGCGAATACATTGCCGGCACATATCCGACCGCCAACCTTTGGCCCCAAGATTCACGGGTCAAGGCCCTGGCACGAGCTGCTGCGGCAGAGATGCACTCCGGTTTCACTCACCTGCGCACGCAGATGTCGTTTGGCCTGAGCACCGGTGACATCCCAGAAAGCCTAACCGCCGAGACCCGAGAGGAAATCATGCGGGTATTCGCTATCTGGAACCAGCTCCGTGAGGTGAGTGGTTCAACACAGTTCCTCTGCGGCGACTTCGGCATTGTTGATGCGATGTTTGTTCCGGTGGTGTTCCGCTTCCGTCGCTATGGTATTGCCATTCCTGAACAACTGCAGAACTATGTCGAAAACATTCTGGGTTATGCGCCGGTACAACAATGGTTGAAGTTGGCTGCTCAAGAAGTTTGA